In Aerosakkonema funiforme FACHB-1375, a genomic segment contains:
- the glf gene encoding UDP-galactopyranose mutase, with amino-acid sequence MFDYLIVGAGFAGSVLAERLASQLGKKVLIVDKRNHIGGNAYDHYDDAGLLVHKYGPHIFHTNSREVFEYLSNFTEWRPYEHRVRASVDGQLVPMPINLDTINKLYGLNLTSFQLEEFFASVAEKKQYIRTSEDVVVSKVGRELYEKFFRNYTRKQWGIDPSELDKSVTARVPTRTNRDDRYFTDTYQAMPLHGYTRMFEKMLSDPNIKIMLNTDYREIANVIPYREMIYTGPIDAFFDYRYGKLPYRSLDFKHETLNKGVHQPAPVVNYPNEHLYTRCTEFKYLTGQEHLKTSIVYEFPQAEGDPYYPVPRPENNELYKKYKELADAIPGVHFVGRLATYKYYNMDQCVAQALTIFKQIGTKLLENPIVLESLELERRDRYIQDGSPKKITDNGLETKAITTNGNGKVAK; translated from the coding sequence ATGTTCGATTATTTAATTGTAGGAGCGGGTTTCGCTGGCAGTGTTCTGGCAGAAAGGCTTGCCAGTCAGTTAGGAAAAAAGGTTCTGATTGTTGATAAGCGCAACCACATTGGGGGAAACGCTTACGACCACTACGACGACGCAGGGCTTTTGGTACATAAATATGGCCCTCACATCTTTCACACCAACTCACGCGAAGTCTTCGAGTATTTATCAAATTTTACCGAATGGCGTCCCTACGAACACCGGGTACGTGCGAGCGTAGACGGTCAACTTGTGCCAATGCCAATCAACCTCGACACTATCAATAAGCTTTACGGACTGAATCTTACTTCATTTCAATTAGAGGAATTCTTTGCCTCGGTGGCAGAGAAAAAACAATACATCCGCACCAGCGAGGATGTGGTTGTCAGCAAAGTAGGAAGAGAACTTTACGAGAAATTTTTCCGTAACTACACCCGCAAGCAATGGGGTATCGACCCATCCGAACTCGATAAGTCAGTCACAGCTCGCGTACCCACGCGCACTAACCGCGACGATCGATATTTTACCGATACTTATCAGGCAATGCCATTGCATGGGTACACTCGGATGTTCGAGAAGATGCTGTCCGATCCGAACATCAAAATCATGCTGAACACAGATTATCGGGAGATTGCGAACGTCATCCCCTATCGCGAGATGATTTATACTGGGCCGATCGATGCTTTTTTCGATTATCGCTATGGTAAATTACCCTACCGTTCCCTAGACTTCAAGCACGAAACGCTCAACAAAGGCGTACATCAACCAGCACCAGTTGTTAACTACCCCAACGAGCATTTATATACGCGCTGCACGGAATTCAAATACCTGACCGGACAGGAACATCTTAAAACTAGCATTGTTTATGAGTTTCCCCAAGCTGAGGGAGATCCTTACTACCCAGTACCCCGTCCTGAAAACAACGAACTTTACAAGAAATACAAAGAATTGGCTGATGCGATACCAGGAGTACATTTTGTCGGGCGGTTGGCAACTTATAAGTATTACAACATGGATCAATGTGTAGCTCAAGCTCTGACAATCTTCAAACAAATCGGCACGAAGCTACTGGAAAACCCAATCGTTTTGGAGTCATTAGAACTAGAACGTAGAGACCGATACATACAAGATGGCTCTCCCAAGAAAATTACCGATAATGGTTTAGAGACTAAAGCTATAACGACAAACGGTAATGGAAAGGTCGCTAAGTAG